One Ascaphus truei isolate aAscTru1 chromosome 9, aAscTru1.hap1, whole genome shotgun sequence genomic region harbors:
- the LOC142502508 gene encoding glutathione S-transferase Mu 4-like: MVILGYWDVRGLAHSIRLLLEYTGTPYEETRYVLGDAPDYDRSQWLDVKEKLGLDFPNLPYLLDGDVKLSQSNAILRYIARKQGLCGELEGEKLRVDLVENQAMEFRIGLATIAYNPLFETLKGPYLEKLPVALTRFSRFLGDRAWFAGEKITFADFLMYDVLDQHRMLEPTCLQNFKNLQDFLTRFEALPPVAAYLKSPRFMKTPIYAPMAAWSNCK, encoded by the exons ATGGTGATACTGGGGTACTGGGACGTCCGAGGG CTGGCTCACTCCATCCGTCTCCTGCTGGAATACACGGGGACCCCGTATGAGGAGACACGATATGTGCTGGGGGATG CCCCAGATTACGACCGGAGCCAGTGGCTGGACGTGAAGGAGAAGCTGGGACTGGACTTCCCCAAT TTGCCGTACCTATTGGACGGAGATGTGAAGCTGTCCCAGAGTAACGCCATCCTGCGCTACATTGCACGCAAGCAAGGACTGT GTGGGGAGCTGGAGGGGGAGAAGCTCCGTGTGGATCTGGTGGAGAACCAGGCAATGGAATTTCGGATAGGCCTCGCCACCATCGCCTACAACCCCCTCTTT GAGACACTGAAGGGGCCGTACCTGGAGAAGTTACCTGTCGCGCTAACAAGATTCTCTCGCTTCCTTGGAGACAGAGCTTGGTTTGCAGGAGAAAAG ATAACCTTTGCTGACTTCCTGATGTACGATGTTTTGGATCAACACCGGATGCTGGAACCAACGTGTCTGCAAAACTTCAAGAACCTGCAGGATTTCCTGACCCGATTTGAG GCTTTGCCTCCTGTTGCTGCGTATCTGAAGTCCCCTCGCTTCATGAAGACACCGATCTACGCCCCTATGGCAGCCTGGTCCAACTGCAAATAG